From the genome of Gemmatimonadales bacterium, one region includes:
- a CDS encoding patatin-like phospholipase family protein yields the protein MTRLAGSPPAEYSGPKRSLILAGGGMRVAYQAGVLRALLEEGLCFHHADGTSGGTINLAMLFSGLSPEEMCDRWRTLQVKDFVSFLPLREYLKGFDVQAMGDADGIIRKVFPHLGIDPGRINAANGMAGTFNVCNYTRKTNEAIPHDQVDLDLLVAGISLPIFMPAVARRGSLYVDSVWIKDANLMEAVRRGADELWLVWCIGNTPHYRDGPFYQYVHMIEISANGALFEEFDRIREINRRIAAGEHVDGRTRPIMLHVIRPEFPLPLDPDFYLGRIDAATLIEMGYQDACRYLATRAPTGVAFEPGVTAMKPSAVGITFRETMEGPFALGAGTAEEGARQGEAVKPKTMLTLHATITIEDLDAFIADSRHGGRLTGSVSFPPMGDRIPARTGVFRLFSPAEDPRMRYMVYEMGFTHQGTDYYLAGKKRVKDDPGPDLWADTTTLFTLLHRGRDDQGPVVGAGILRLSIPDLMRLVPTMHATGAESLTQSAAALARFGKFFLGQLWERYGSLAPPR from the coding sequence GTGACCCGGCTCGCCGGCAGCCCCCCGGCCGAGTACAGCGGCCCCAAGCGGTCGCTGATCCTGGCGGGAGGCGGGATGCGGGTGGCCTACCAGGCCGGCGTGCTCCGCGCGTTGTTGGAAGAGGGTCTCTGCTTTCATCACGCCGACGGAACCTCCGGCGGGACGATCAACCTCGCCATGCTCTTCTCCGGCCTGTCGCCGGAGGAGATGTGCGATCGCTGGCGGACGCTCCAGGTGAAGGATTTCGTCTCCTTCCTGCCCCTTCGGGAGTACCTCAAGGGATTCGACGTCCAGGCGATGGGAGATGCCGACGGGATCATCCGAAAGGTCTTTCCCCACCTCGGCATCGACCCGGGGCGGATCAACGCCGCCAACGGGATGGCCGGCACCTTCAACGTCTGCAACTACACCAGGAAGACCAACGAGGCCATTCCCCACGACCAGGTGGACCTCGACCTGCTGGTCGCCGGGATCTCGCTGCCGATCTTCATGCCGGCGGTGGCCCGGAGGGGCAGCCTCTACGTCGACAGCGTCTGGATCAAGGACGCCAACCTCATGGAGGCGGTGCGGCGCGGGGCGGACGAGCTCTGGCTGGTCTGGTGCATCGGGAACACGCCGCACTATCGCGACGGGCCGTTCTACCAGTACGTGCACATGATCGAGATCTCCGCCAACGGGGCGCTGTTCGAGGAGTTCGACCGCATCCGCGAGATCAACCGGCGGATCGCGGCGGGCGAGCACGTCGACGGACGGACCCGTCCCATCATGCTGCACGTGATCCGGCCGGAGTTCCCGCTGCCGCTCGATCCCGACTTCTACCTCGGACGGATCGACGCGGCCACCCTGATCGAGATGGGATACCAGGATGCCTGCCGCTATCTCGCTACCCGCGCCCCGACAGGGGTCGCCTTCGAGCCGGGAGTCACTGCCATGAAGCCGTCGGCCGTCGGCATCACCTTCCGTGAGACCATGGAGGGTCCCTTCGCGCTGGGCGCCGGGACCGCGGAGGAGGGAGCGCGCCAGGGAGAGGCGGTCAAGCCCAAGACCATGCTCACGCTGCACGCCACGATCACGATCGAGGACCTGGACGCATTCATCGCCGATTCCCGGCACGGAGGACGGCTCACCGGATCGGTGAGCTTCCCGCCGATGGGCGATCGGATTCCGGCGCGGACCGGGGTGTTTCGTCTGTTCTCTCCCGCGGAAGACCCGCGGATGCGATACATGGTCTACGAGATGGGCTTCACCCACCAGGGCACCGACTACTATCTGGCCGGAAAGAAGCGGGTCAAGGACGATCCGGGGCCGGATCTCTGGGCCGATACCACCACCCTGTTCACCCTGCTGCATCGCGGCCGGGACGACCAGGGACCCGTCGTCGGTGCGGGCATCCTCAGGCTGAGCATACCGGACCTGATGCGGCTGGTCCCGACGATGCACGCGACCGGGGCGGAGTCGCTGACCCAATCCGCCGCCGCGCTGGCCCGCTTCGGCAAGTTCTTCCTGGGACAGCTGTGGGAGCGGTACGGTAGCCTTGCCCCACCGCGTTAG
- a CDS encoding FAD-dependent oxidoreductase, with protein MANQFDVIIIGSGFGGAVTACRLAERGFKRILVLERGREWNPDNYPWKSGHWTYNPDCPEHESGWLDLRILDDMVVAQGAGVGGGSLIYANVSIEAKPDLFNRGWPPEITYQELAPYYRAAGAMLKVAELPDNQLTERFKLMREAAQKIGAGERFRKLSLAVTFSDTWNYGLEDRFDERHSVTWANEHGKTQGTCVHRGYCDIGCPVQAKNTLDLNYLARAARLGAEIRALHLARAIEPIEQGYRVRFDVIDPDRHTRTPGMHTADRVILAAGSLGSTELLLRCRDQYRTLPRLSPFLGKNWSSNGDFLTPAFYSKREPPVSPSHGPTITAGIDFLDGPPGAAFLIEDGGIPDLLKAYLDGRLNGRGGSLQARTFLHGLREAALERDALARMMPWFAQGVDAADGRLYLGRKWYAPWRRALKLNWDVDRSATMIQAIVAMHLRLSQATGGHPWVPPTWTVLKNLVTPHPLGGCNVGITQSDGVVDHRGAVFGYPGLYVADGAIIPEAVGLNPSRTIAALAERIAALMS; from the coding sequence ATGGCCAATCAGTTCGACGTGATCATCATCGGCAGCGGCTTCGGAGGGGCGGTGACGGCGTGCCGCCTGGCGGAGCGTGGGTTCAAGCGGATCCTGGTGCTGGAGCGCGGGCGGGAGTGGAATCCCGACAACTACCCGTGGAAGTCAGGCCACTGGACGTACAATCCCGACTGCCCAGAACACGAGAGCGGGTGGCTCGACCTCCGAATCCTGGACGATATGGTGGTGGCCCAGGGAGCCGGCGTGGGCGGAGGGTCGCTGATCTACGCCAACGTCTCCATCGAGGCCAAGCCGGACCTGTTCAATCGGGGGTGGCCGCCCGAGATCACCTACCAGGAGCTCGCGCCCTACTACCGGGCGGCGGGGGCCATGCTGAAGGTGGCGGAGCTGCCGGACAATCAGCTCACCGAGCGCTTCAAGCTCATGCGTGAGGCGGCGCAGAAGATCGGTGCGGGGGAGCGGTTCCGGAAGCTCTCCCTGGCGGTCACCTTCAGCGACACCTGGAATTACGGTCTGGAGGACCGGTTCGACGAGCGGCACTCCGTCACCTGGGCCAACGAGCACGGCAAGACCCAGGGAACCTGCGTGCACCGGGGGTACTGCGACATCGGCTGCCCGGTGCAGGCGAAGAACACGCTGGACCTCAACTATCTCGCTCGGGCCGCGCGGCTCGGCGCCGAGATTCGCGCGCTCCACTTGGCGCGCGCGATCGAGCCGATCGAGCAGGGATACCGGGTACGGTTCGACGTCATCGATCCGGACCGGCACACCCGGACTCCGGGTATGCATACGGCCGACCGCGTCATTCTCGCCGCCGGCTCGCTGGGTTCCACCGAACTGCTCCTCCGCTGCCGGGACCAGTACCGGACCCTGCCGCGACTGAGCCCGTTCCTGGGGAAGAACTGGAGCTCGAACGGCGACTTCCTGACGCCGGCGTTCTATTCGAAGCGCGAGCCGCCGGTCTCGCCCAGCCACGGGCCGACCATCACGGCCGGCATCGATTTTCTCGACGGCCCACCGGGCGCGGCGTTCCTCATCGAGGACGGCGGAATTCCGGACCTGCTCAAGGCCTACCTCGATGGCCGGCTCAACGGCCGTGGCGGGAGCCTGCAGGCCCGCACCTTCCTGCACGGGCTGCGTGAGGCGGCGCTCGAGCGCGATGCCCTCGCCCGGATGATGCCCTGGTTTGCCCAGGGGGTCGACGCGGCCGACGGACGCCTCTACCTCGGTCGCAAGTGGTACGCGCCGTGGCGGCGGGCCCTCAAGCTCAACTGGGACGTCGACCGCTCCGCCACCATGATCCAGGCGATCGTGGCCATGCACCTCCGTCTGAGCCAGGCGACCGGCGGCCATCCCTGGGTGCCGCCGACCTGGACCGTGCTCAAGAACCTGGTGACGCCCCATCCGCTGGGCGGCTGCAACGTCGGCATCACCCAGTCTGACGGTGTGGTCGATCACCGGGGCGCCGTCTTCGGCTATCCTGGTCTGTACGTCGCGGATGGCGCTATCATCCCCGAGGCGGTCGGATTGAATCCCTCCCGCACCATCGCCGCCCTGGCGGAGCGGATTGCGGCGCTCATGAGCTGA
- a CDS encoding YciI family protein, with product MKFMLLIYNDPTMLDSLPAGQADAMMRECLGHADDLRQHGRLIDSQMLEDTDRAKSLRIRHGRPSVTDGPFSEAKEVLGGFNLIEAENMDDAVRIAAEFPWARTGCVEIRPVRDISGVRRRVGASSPAA from the coding sequence ATGAAATTCATGCTCCTGATCTACAACGATCCCACGATGCTCGATTCTCTGCCTGCCGGCCAGGCCGACGCGATGATGCGCGAGTGCCTGGGGCACGCCGATGACCTCCGCCAGCACGGGCGTCTGATCGACTCCCAGATGCTCGAGGACACCGACAGGGCGAAGTCACTCCGCATCCGCCATGGGCGTCCCAGCGTGACCGACGGGCCGTTCAGCGAGGCCAAGGAAGTGCTGGGCGGCTTCAATCTGATCGAGGCGGAAAACATGGATGATGCGGTCCGGATCGCCGCAGAGTTCCCTTGGGCGCGCACCGGGTGTGTGGAGATTCGTCCGGTGCGCGACATCAGCGGGGTCCGGAGACGGGTGGGCGCGTCCAGCCCCGCGGCCTAG
- a CDS encoding GNAT family N-acetyltransferase, whose protein sequence is MHVEHNLAHHRFVTRLPQGDAVLTYRITATGALDIRSTYVPPAARGRGIGGALVEAALTHARTEGRMVIPTCWYVGTWIARHPEFRGLLTPDAAGQAGG, encoded by the coding sequence ATGCACGTCGAACACAACCTCGCACACCATCGCTTCGTGACGCGACTGCCCCAGGGCGACGCGGTCCTGACCTATCGGATCACGGCAACGGGCGCGCTGGACATTCGAAGCACGTACGTGCCGCCAGCGGCCCGGGGGCGGGGCATCGGCGGCGCCCTGGTCGAGGCCGCCCTCACCCATGCGCGAACGGAAGGCCGGATGGTGATACCGACCTGCTGGTACGTGGGCACCTGGATCGCGCGGCATCCCGAGTTTCGCGGCCTGCTCACGCCGGACGCCGCAGGTCAGGCCGGAGGGTGA
- a CDS encoding class I SAM-dependent methyltransferase, which produces MPRCHCEATNRHFTPARARQDLVTYQRRGPTGTARLILQGLRDVSLAADTVLDVGAGIGVLHHELLERGVQRAVHLEVASAYLEAAQEETARRGHQHRVHFHRGDITSLAPELASADLVTLDRVLCCSPDLEALIEVSARKAKRYFALSYPHDYWYVRGRVRLQNARRRWTGDPFRFFVHPVHRIRSLIRAAGFQVRRARWNLNWEVVICTRDAM; this is translated from the coding sequence ATGCCCCGTTGCCACTGTGAGGCCACGAACCGCCACTTCACTCCCGCGCGGGCTCGGCAGGATCTGGTCACCTACCAGCGCCGCGGCCCGACCGGCACCGCCCGGCTGATCCTGCAGGGCTTGAGGGACGTGAGCCTGGCCGCCGACACCGTGCTCGACGTCGGCGCCGGGATCGGGGTGCTGCACCACGAGCTGCTCGAGCGCGGCGTGCAGCGAGCGGTGCACCTCGAGGTAGCCAGCGCATATCTCGAGGCGGCACAGGAGGAGACCGCGCGCAGGGGTCACCAGCACCGCGTGCACTTTCACCGGGGTGACATCACGAGCCTGGCCCCCGAGCTCGCGTCCGCCGACCTGGTGACCTTGGACCGGGTGCTGTGCTGCTCCCCGGACCTCGAGGCCCTGATCGAAGTCTCGGCCCGGAAGGCGAAACGATATTTTGCGCTGAGCTACCCGCACGACTACTGGTACGTCCGCGGACGCGTCCGGCTGCAGAACGCCCGGCGCCGGTGGACCGGGGATCCATTCCGATTCTTCGTGCACCCGGTGCACCGGATCCGATCGCTCATTCGGGCCGCCGGCTTCCAGGTGCGGCGCGCGCGCTGGAATCTCAACTGGGAAGTCGTGATCTGCACCCGCGACGCGATGTGA
- a CDS encoding GNAT family N-acetyltransferase, which produces MRPDHLPSMNIRPYRSSDRAEWQRMRQALWPDQTSADMDEWLARPDAAVLVAERPGGGLGGFAEVGERSIAQGCSTSPVAYLEGWYVDPDLRGQQVGAGLLQAIEAWARRAGYRELASDTTLGNEASQRAHQALGFIEVERAVQYRKPL; this is translated from the coding sequence ATGCGTCCGGACCACCTACCGTCTATGAACATTCGGCCGTACCGGTCCAGCGATCGTGCCGAGTGGCAGCGGATGCGCCAGGCGCTGTGGCCCGATCAGACCTCGGCGGATATGGATGAGTGGCTCGCGCGGCCGGACGCGGCGGTGCTGGTGGCGGAGAGGCCGGGCGGCGGGCTCGGTGGATTCGCGGAGGTGGGCGAGCGCAGCATCGCGCAGGGCTGCAGCACCAGTCCGGTGGCCTATCTCGAGGGATGGTATGTCGACCCCGACCTGCGGGGCCAGCAGGTTGGTGCCGGCCTGCTGCAGGCGATAGAGGCCTGGGCCCGACGGGCAGGCTACCGAGAGCTCGCGTCCGATACGACGCTGGGGAACGAAGCGTCTCAGCGGGCTCACCAGGCGTTGGGCTTCATCGAAGTAGAGCGTGCGGTGCAGTATCGGAAGCCACTGTGA
- a CDS encoding MOSC domain-containing protein yields the protein MRGRVVQLSLKPQEGRARGIPKRAVPTLTITSAGVQGDFNRWRTDKASGDPDQAVLLLREEILADLRAEGWPVQPGELGENLTLADLPPDALHPGVRVQVDDVVLEVSKACDPCTVLYTLPYVGLERGHAFLRTLAGRRGWFARVVQGGTIRAGRPVTVTGPSR from the coding sequence GTGCGTGGCCGTGTCGTTCAGCTCAGCCTCAAGCCTCAGGAAGGCCGGGCCCGCGGAATTCCCAAGCGCGCGGTGCCCACCCTCACCATCACCTCCGCCGGGGTCCAGGGCGACTTCAACCGGTGGCGGACCGACAAGGCGAGCGGTGATCCCGACCAGGCCGTGCTCCTGCTCCGGGAGGAGATCCTGGCCGACCTGCGGGCGGAGGGCTGGCCGGTTCAGCCCGGGGAGCTGGGCGAAAACCTCACGCTGGCCGATCTCCCGCCGGACGCGCTGCATCCGGGAGTCCGGGTGCAGGTGGATGACGTCGTGCTCGAGGTGAGCAAGGCCTGCGATCCCTGCACCGTCCTCTACACGCTTCCCTACGTCGGGCTCGAGCGGGGTCACGCGTTCCTCCGGACGCTCGCCGGTCGGAGAGGGTGGTTTGCCCGGGTCGTGCAAGGCGGGACCATTCGAGCGGGCAGGCCGGTTACGGTGACCGGACCGAGCCGGTGA
- a CDS encoding TfoX/Sxy family protein, translated as MAALDVTMSVSPSFRSFVIDQLQRTAAGIRARSMFGGVGIYAADLFFALLDDDTLYFKVDETTRGEFEARGMGPFRPLGEQGELMQYYQVPAEVLEDAEQLRPWVAAAIDVARRAKRRRPRRRDV; from the coding sequence GTGGCAGCTCTGGATGTGACGATGAGCGTGAGCCCCAGCTTCCGAAGCTTCGTGATCGACCAGCTCCAGCGCACCGCGGCCGGCATTCGAGCCCGGAGCATGTTCGGCGGCGTGGGCATCTACGCGGCGGATCTCTTCTTCGCGCTGCTGGACGACGACACCCTCTACTTCAAGGTGGATGAGACCACCCGCGGCGAGTTCGAGGCCCGCGGGATGGGGCCGTTTCGCCCCCTCGGCGAGCAGGGCGAACTCATGCAATACTACCAGGTGCCCGCCGAGGTCCTGGAGGACGCGGAGCAGTTGCGGCCTTGGGTCGCGGCAGCGATCGATGTGGCCCGGCGGGCAAAGCGCCGGCGCCCGCGGCGGCGAGATGTGTGA
- a CDS encoding ACT domain-containing protein, whose amino-acid sequence MADAPPAFVPPARVGQIAIPVTDLERAVRFYGDTLGLRLMFRAPPGLAFFDCGGVRLMLTGVTGDGSPAAAGIIYYLVTDLVAAYEALSDKGVRFLDAPHCVARLPDHELWMAFCRDSEENLLALMSEVRPGPADRAPASRLPLELLEETLAVCRLPVDAALPDWADGASRFLTVSRTGEELSITAIQSIVPAGVRCERDYRALRVKSPLPLDLIGVLAAIADPLAAAGLSIFAISTFDTDYVLVKARDLEPALAALERAGHQVSRQAVGSP is encoded by the coding sequence ATGGCCGACGCACCTCCCGCGTTCGTTCCTCCCGCCAGGGTAGGGCAGATTGCTATCCCGGTCACCGACCTCGAGCGGGCCGTGCGCTTCTATGGCGACACGCTCGGTCTTCGCCTGATGTTCCGCGCGCCCCCGGGCCTGGCGTTCTTCGACTGCGGCGGTGTGCGGCTGATGCTCACCGGCGTAACCGGGGACGGGTCTCCGGCCGCCGCCGGGATCATCTACTACCTGGTGACCGATCTGGTGGCAGCGTACGAAGCGCTGAGTGACAAGGGCGTGCGGTTCCTGGATGCGCCGCACTGCGTGGCCCGGCTGCCGGACCATGAGCTGTGGATGGCATTTTGCCGGGACTCGGAGGAGAATCTCCTCGCGCTGATGAGCGAGGTGCGGCCGGGGCCTGCTGACCGCGCTCCCGCGTCTCGTCTGCCGCTGGAGCTGCTCGAGGAGACCCTTGCGGTCTGCCGTCTGCCAGTCGACGCGGCGCTGCCCGACTGGGCGGACGGAGCCAGTCGATTTCTGACCGTCAGCCGCACCGGGGAGGAGCTGTCGATCACCGCTATCCAGTCGATCGTCCCTGCGGGTGTCCGGTGCGAGCGTGACTACCGAGCCCTGCGGGTGAAGAGCCCGCTGCCACTGGACCTGATTGGGGTGTTGGCTGCCATCGCCGATCCCTTGGCTGCGGCAGGACTGAGCATCTTCGCCATTTCGACCTTCGACACGGACTATGTCCTGGTAAAGGCTCGCGATCTGGAGCCGGCGCTCGCGGCCCTCGAGCGCGCCGGACACCAGGTCAGCCGGCAGGCAGTCGGGTCGCCGTGA